In Zingiber officinale cultivar Zhangliang chromosome 3A, Zo_v1.1, whole genome shotgun sequence, the DNA window atcttATTTTTCCTCTTATCCGCAGAGTCACAAGTGCCAACGTCTCCCCACCTCCTTGTTTTTCCTCTTATCTGCAAAGTTGTAGGtgcgaaaaattttaattttgatcctcTTTTTCCGTCACTAGATTCGAGAAGATCTGTTTATTTTTAGAATGGATTTCTTTCGAGCAATCGAGCTCCTTTCTCGGCGACGTAATCTCTCAATTTCTTGAAAATCTTACATTATCATTCACATGATATTTTATATTCATGTCCTATACAGGTGTTCGGCAGTAACTCGACGAGTACAAGCGCGACATCCCTTCTCTCGAATAGCACACGATATCGGTACAACCATTGTCATATGTATACTTTCTTTTGATATTATCTATATGAGTCAactactattttttattttaataaattgtttaaatttattaacagatttattaattaattttattagttttatttaatGAGTTTGTTGAACGAAAGTTGATTGAAAAAAttgataatgatataataattaatgaATTTGGTTCTAAGAAAAATTGAAGAGCACAATTTCAATAGTATTTTTGCTTATGCTTTAATTTTAAATGTATTGAATATTAGATACTATTGttctataattttgaaaaattaataatcattttttgtttatatttttgaatcaattaatttattatatctcGATGATCAATTCCAAGTAAATTTAGATTCTGGCTACAACCTTGGCGAGGAGGTAAACTATTTAGTCTTTGGAGTAACTGAtatataagggagatatttatctcgGATTTGAACCCTAAATCTAATgctataaatgaaccaagcgttcgtgaataaGCTTAGTGTTCGGAttagtaagagcttgtttatgttcgttcaatatatataagattaattaaataaacaaccttgaacaactcgttaagctaaataaataagcttgaacacatatgtggtCAACTCGTTAAcgtcgtgaacaacgttcatgaacaatgttcacgaatcatattcattaacaaaactttttttttaatatactaaataaataataaaatataataaaataaataaataaatttaaattatcaagctcaataatcaatcaaataatcttgaattgaaaatttgataacatctaaacgaacaaaATTCGAAtaaagctcaaaccaagctcgaaccaaactcaagtcaagcttgaattgaaagcttgataacatctaaacgaaacAATCTCAAGCCAAATTTCAAATaatctcaagctcataaaaaatgcttggttcattttaagttcgGCTTGGCTTGATTATCTTAGTAAACAAATTTAAACACGCCAAAACTCAGCTCGACTCGACTTATTTATAGTCGTATCCAGATTTCATATTGATAATATCTATATGCTAACTACTACACCGCCCATAAGGAATATTTTAGAATGTAAAATTAGTTCTGCATATAGTTACCAGTTttccttaatatatatatttttttgtaaaatagttttttcatatatttggaatatttaaattttatcagcAGTCTGCACATGGGGGACCTTTGAATTCGGCCCTCATTTAATATGTATTCAATGCTAGAGACtaattcattatatatatatatatatatatatatatattatttacgattcaagatttataattttatatgttTAGGATACAGTATTAATGAAATTgaagaaaataaatataattattaatatGTTCTTATCAATCTCGTTCATAAAGCTATCAATTCTTATGTGCCATTTTTATTCAGCAAATgattaaattatcaaaatttaaaaattttaattaacatcTTCAGCCCTTCCTTTCAATCGTTGGCAAAAATATTTTATAAGATATGTTTAATACTTTCTGATAAGTTACTCATTTCCAAAACAATAAATTCGTGCACACGTGGCACATGAAAACAGGTTGAGGATTTCGTCTCTTCCTTccaaataataacaaaaaaaaaaaaggaaaaggaattatTCCTGCACCTTCCGACCACATgaatgtttgaggtttgatttattgttgtatttaatattttcttaaattggctaatcaattaagatgagttttttttttttaattttcataaaaagaGGACCCCTACTTGCCATGCCAGTACATCATATtttttcaagtcaatttaatGTGATCCCCTTGGCTAATTCTCAAGAGAAATTCTCTACTGAAAGCATAAGAGTGGAATTAATTATATCTATTTTGTTTCCTTAGTTtctcgcttcttcttcttcttcaatctTCCTTTTTCTCCTATCGATTCTTCTCCATTTGAAGAGGTACTTATTAGGTAAAGActtcttttgttatagttttccTCTTATTTATTTACTTCTTAACTTCCTCCCTTTAATGTTTGATGGTATAGAAGCATTTCTCCTTTGTGTTTTTCTCTCAGTGGCTTCATCTTCTTTTTAATTTGAAAGGACTTCGTTtactctatgttttttttttaaaaaaaattcttttcatcCGAAGTCTACCCAAGAGGCTTAGAAATAGGgctacatttttttaaaaaggaattttatgaATGATTTTATGGAACCTTAGAAGCATatataagagcatccacatcaattaCCCTAAATTAaacttttaccttaaattttacattttacattAAAAAAACATCCGCATCAGCTACCCTACCCATtccctaaatatacattttatgaacagtaattctttaaatttagggaatggattccattccctaaacattaaaataatatttctctctcctcccactaataataaaaaaattctctttcctccatctctctcctcatctaataataaaaaaaaatgaaggaaagagaaaaaataattaaaaaataaatatatgataaattataaGGAAGCTGATGTATTATGTAGTGAAAaatggatatctaaatttaataaagtagttcttttaccctaaattatagattttggatgaggattctgatgtggatgctctaaggaTCCCCAAGAAAATAGGTTAATTTTGCTCTCATCCAATCAACTAAAATAACTTGAAATTGATCGTTCAAGCATGAATGATCATTATACCACTAATGGTGGTTAAAGATGATTCACTCTTCCCAATATCTCCGTCAGCACGTCTCCATACTAACACGGAACATATATTCCAAAAGGCCGTTATACCGCCaatgattacattacaagttgaTTGAAAATCTAATCCAATTGAGTATGTATGCCTCCTTTCTATTCAATAAACTTTCACATTCAATCGTCTTACTAGTCAACATAACTAGCTAGTCTAGTAGATTCATTAGTCGACAAAACTAGTCTAGTGAACTGAGTCAAGCTTGCACCTCGTGCCATTCTTCTCCCCTTAACTATGGATCCACCTCCCTTTAGGCCTCTGAGCCATTGATTCCACCGTTAACAATCACATCCACAACCACCACCAAACACTCCTCGCCCTAGAGTGTTTTCCAAGTTCCTCAAACTCTAAGACTCAGTCTTGGCCTCTAAGTCATTGAATGCAAAAACCTACTCGGTCACATCAATCACCAAGTTCTACGAACTCTAAATGCACTATTCTAATTAAGTCCCTGCACATATCAAAAACACAATAGTCTAATTAACTTAAACCTTCTGTCGAACCCATCAAAAGAAATTATTTGAATCTAACCACTTTAGAACATCATTTCACCAACAAATTAGTCATTGAGGGAAGAAGAAGGATTATTAAGGCATGTTGACGAAGTGGAGGAGGATCAACCCTAAACTCTCATGCAAGTCAAATTTGAATTCTATGTGTGGTTTAGAAGATTAGATAGAATCagtctaaataaaattttctccttAGGACTTTTAATCTATGTTATTTCATCAAAATAAGTCAACAATGGTCATTTTGAAAAATGTATATATAGAATAGAACTAGAAAGTTTCACTAAAATTGCATGCATATTCATATTAGTATTTTCTCATCATACCACATGTGTTATGTTTAAGTGGtccaaaataaatatgaaatattgTAGTGTTTCtagataaggaaaaaaaataaattaaacaatttGGTGAACCTATTTAGTTTTTTACATAATTAGAGCTTGAACTTTCATATACTAATAATAACATTATCTCATGATACTATATTTGGTCAATAATTATTTCTTCCATCTCAATAACCATTATGAAAACTAGATACAATAAAATTGAACTTTTATGAACCCATATGGCATGATATTTACTATATGTGTTCCATGGTTATTTCTTTCAAGAATAGATCTAAATGGCCATTATGAAATTGGATAGAATGAAGCATATTTTAGTAAAactatttaattttctaattttgctCATAGTTACAATTCAAATATTTTGTTGATTATTATAATTGCATCATGTCATGATAGTATATGCGCTCATGATCGTATAAATTCTCAATAATTATTTCTTTCGTAAAAGGTCACATGACCATTATGAAAAAGGCAAAATGAAATTGAATAGTTTTGGTAAAAAaagtctaatttttaattttactcATAATTACAACTTAAATTCTCATGATATATATGTTATTAATTAATGATGTGTTTCCAATTAAGATACTATTGATGAAATTTATACAGAATAAACTGGATAGTTTTGATAAagcagtttaatttttttttaatgtttctcTTAAAAACCCCCTAATTTGATTGATTTTTTACATTAGAATGATTTTTCATCATAGTACATTTAGTTGGTGTGAAACGGTTGTCACATTTTGCATGGATAGATAGACATAGACTATAcagtttgataaaaaaaaaaaaaaaaccctatttTTAAATCTTGTTATGAATTACAATTAAAAATGTCTCTACCCAACAAGTATTATAGTAAACCACAATGACCGAAATAGTAAATCAGctataatgataaataagataGATTGTGAAAGATTTTAGTTAGAATTGTAATACATCATATACAAACTAAAGGATGTATCTATAATAAGATTTAGTTTATATCAATCTCTAAAGTACAATAGAAAATGAGATAATAGCTTATGAATCACTGACCTGAATCTATTGCTATGCTATGACCTCTTACTTGTTGCCGTAGTATCCCGCAAGCACAGTAGATGTCTTTTATAGGATTGAGCCGGTGAACACGTTCCTTCTCAATGGAGAGAAGAAGCTAGAAGAGGAGAGTAAGGTTCAGCATGCCCTAATGAACCTTATCTCTTCCCTTTTATACTTGGCCAAACTTATGAGAATTATCCATCATAAAAGCCCATATCTCATTAACAACCAATCAATGTTAATGAACCGGGTTATTGGATCTACACATTAAATTCACATCCATTTAATTCAAACATTCTTTATATGCTTGaagcattagatcacttaattatGTTTAGTTACTTTAATGACAATTAGGTGTGTGTGTGTCAATCAAGTGTGAGCCCAACCATATGGAGACTAAGTCCACCCAtgtggactcaattggatctagtcCACCTATGTAGACTTAATcctacaatctcccacttggacTATACTTGATTCCTTATACGTCACACAATCCCTAAGTTGAGCTCAACATGCCAAATTTTATGAGTTAAATATCCCTAAGTGAACTAATATATGAGAGACCCCTGAAAGCATTGAAAATAAATGTACTCGTCAGAGAATTTTGAAAGAAAACCTAACTTTGTTTTctcaaacaaaaaacaaaaaacttgtTATGTGCTTGAAAGCATTAGATCTAAAATTTGTGTGCtaattagatctaaaaaattgTTTAATTGGTAACTGAACAgatccaagaaaaaaaaaacaaaagttatTAGATTTTCATTTTGACTTGGTTGACAAATTCAAACCATAAACACACAGGTTGCTGCTCTTCTTTATTTCTCCTCCTCCTCTCAAGCAGCATGACCAGCCCATCAATAAATGCAATTCCACCCTCTCTTCACCTTCTGCAATAACTCCTCTCTTCCCATTTCTCCAccctcttcccttgctttctCCTCCCCTCTTCCCCTAAATTCCTCCACCTTCATCAAATAATTAAgtgttgaagaagaagaagaagaagaagaagaagaaatttaaGCTTATATGTAGCTCACTGTCTCGCTTGAGATTCTATTAATGCATGCACGCAttcatgcttcttcttcctccattaATGGTGATAAAACCATCTTGTCATCTTCCCCAATCATGAGCTCTACTTGAATGAAACACTGCCTCCACTTTGGCATTTCCTCAGGTGAGCCTCTTTCTATCCATAATGACTATAAGTATAAAGATAAATCAGACACCCAACTGTttgtctatttatttatttattttcctttttgcaTACACATGTTCTATGAGTCGACTTTGCTTGAGCTCTTTTCGCCCTGATCGTATCTGAAAAAATATACATTCTTAGGGTGCACTGCACTTGCCCTTCCAAAGTTGTGAGAATATATTTTGGATCGGGTAGACCTTGCTACTTGCCAAGTTTTGAGTACCGATTTTGGCTATAAAACCAGGGATGGAGGTGGTGAGTTGTGTGCATGCATTACATTAATTAGGGGTTTAGGTCGAGTTCTAGCCATGAATTCACAAAGAATGGATGGAAGGGTTAGGCTCTTTTGTGATCatgaaattttcttttatcatgTGTTTAGCAATAGATCTATTTGTGGTCTAACTCAAGTATATATAGAAAATGCTTGCTTCATGTGTTTTCATCTCCTTTTGCACTTAGAGATAGTTTTCATATAGTTGTTCTAATGATGTAAATACTTTTGGCGATCGGGAACTTTTCCTTGACTTCGTGATAGCATCGAGTGCTAACGAACTTTTGTGTAACAATCACCCTAATTTGACTAGTCATCAATGATCATCTCTATACCAATCACCATAATTTGATAAGTCATCGCCAAATAGACTATTCTTGCTTATAGTTTTCATTTTGATCATTTcaatttttgtttatttcttttgttaaTTTCAAATTGGAGAAGATTTACTAATTGTTTTATGCttatatatttctaattttatttaagaTTATTTATTTGTGGAACTAtgaaaatttttttccttatctACTTCAAGCCTAATTTATCTCACTTATCACTACCAAATGTTCTTAATGACAAAATCCTCTATCGAaatgaattacttaaaaaaaaagaGTTATCATTGTCTTCTTTGCTATGTGCCTACAAAGATGGTTGTTTGGTTTTATGTAGCTATAACTTTACTCATGATCATTTTATTTTGGAAGCTTGCTTACTGTTTTTGCTAATTGTCTCTATTTTCTTTGTTCCAATATTTTTTTAACTCTTTGAATATATTTCATAGGTCATTACCTTTTTATTCTTGCTCCTTGCTTGCTGATCCAGTGTCTAAGGTAATATACACATGATTTTCTTGAAGATATTCACTTAGTTTGTCATATGCACTTTCAATCTATGGTAATCTATTGAATTGTTGAAATCTTGTTGAAGGTATCCAAAGAGAGTATTCTCTATTTTTCCATTATTGTTAATCCCTAATTTGTTATTTAATTCAATTATTTTGAGAGAAATTCTATGATCACTCTTTCACTAGATGTCTCTATTAAGGTCGTTTAGGCTTGTGTAGCTATAAGTTTAAATGGTTCATTTATTTAACAAGTTTTATCATGTCAATCACATTCTTGGATCATCAAATCATCCTAATTGAATAGGGGATCAACAAATAGACTAATTTTGCTTAGATTCTCTATTGGATATATAAATCGACAAGTAAATTGTTCTAACCAATTGTGATGATATACTTGTTTGACATCTATAGTCACAATTCATGGACATGACTGAGGAGCAAGAGCAGCAGCTCCAACAGAATGTTATACTAAATGAGTCGACAATGATGGATCAATTATTCGATAGCATTCTGGATGGTACCGATCGCTTCCCTAACACCCTAAGAACTGATGTGATCATGATCACATCCGACATTGCGGAAGATTCTCAGAATCTTGGGAAGAGAAAGATCAATCATAGACATACGACGGAACAAATCCAACGGCTCGAGGAGTAAGattgttttttaatttatctaatataGATcgataaaaaaattaacattatatTTTAATGATAATTTATTTTAGGTTTTTTCAAGAATTTCCTCATCCGGATGATAAACAAAGGAAGGAGTTGGGGCAAGAACTCTGTCTAGACCCAATGCAAGTGAAATTTTGGTTCCAAAACAAGAGAACACAAATAAGGGTGAGAGGATCATGTTTCACACTCGAACTAGATTAGTTGATCGAATCATAAACTCAATAGCTTTATCTTTTACCTGTCCACTTTGCTTGATTCGATCTATGTCTACTTCTATTCTAAGACCAATGATATTATTGCATATGAAACACACTTTCAATTGTATTTAACttatttaaattgatttacaTCAAAATTCTAATGTAGAATCAACTTGAGCGAGAGGAAAATCAAAGGCTGAAAGAAGAGAATGAGCTTCTTCTATCCGACAACTTGAAGTTGAAGGAAGCACTCAACAGTGCTTGTTGTCCCAACTGTGGTGGCCTGCCCTCACTCGGTGAGATCTCTATCGACGAGCAACAACTACTAGCCGAAAACAGTCGTTTACGAGATCAGGTATTATTATTACTATAAGCATTGATCGCCTAATAACAAGGGAGCTAGTGTGCATCGATCAAAATCTTAACATATTCATTTACGTTTACGATAGATCGAAAGAGTCACCGCAATGGTAGCAAAGCGCACAGGCGCACAGCTGATACCGTTCCAATCAGCTGGAGTTGGAGCTCAACCAAGATCGgattcgggttcgggttcgggttcgagCAAAAAGAATAGACCTGAGTTTGGGAAGTCGGCAGCTATTGCTTTGGCTGAGCTTGCCATGGAGGAGCTTCTGACACTGGCTAAGCTGGGCGAGCCGATGTGGGTCGTCGGCCGCGACGGGCTCACTGAAGCCTTAAACCAGGCCGAGTATGCCCGAGCTTTCAAAAATGGGCTCGGACCTAAGAATGTGAACTTGAGTACCGAGGCCACCCGGGCCACTGCCATTGTGGCCGTGCCTGCAGAGACGCTGGTGGACATGTTCATGGACGTGGTAGGCAGATTTGGTTATGGAAATGTTTTAACACGGAGCAGTGCGAGGTCTTCTTATCTTTGTGGATTTTGATGCTGTGCAGGATAAGTGGATTGCGTTGTTCTCCAGCATTGTCACAGGAGCAGCCATTGTGGAGGTGTTTTCCGATGGAGCAGCGGGAAGCTACGACGGCACTCTGCAATTGGTAAAGTTTTCAACTTTGGAGGTTCTTCTTCACTAATCCGATTATCTTGCCCAATCTTGAAGCTGAATTTTTTTGTCTTTCTCAGATAACGGCTGAGTTACAGGTCCCAACGCCTCTCGTTCCTGTTAGGGAGGGCTTGTTCTTGAGGCACTGCAAGCAGCATGAGGGAGGAGTGTGGGCTGTGGTTGATGTTTCCTTCGAAGTGCGCCAAAATCCCATGGCTAAGTTCCGGAGGAGGCCCTCCGGATTCATCATTCATCAAATGCCTAATGATTGCTCAAAGGTGGACCTTGGATCAATGAATTAGAAGATTGATTCTTTCACTTCTGATTCTCATTTTACGTGGCTTGTAGGTCATATGGGTGGAGCATGTTGAAGTGGATGGCGGAGAGGTTCATGACATGTACAAGGGAGTCGTCAAATCTGGTCTTGCATTTGGAGCAAAAAGATGGTTAGCGAGAATGGAAAGGCAATGCGAGAAATTAGCCAGTCTCAGCAATTCCACTGCTTACATAGGTACTGCTGTTTCATTCTTCTTTTCATAAACTAAAACTCCAAAAATGCTTGGTTTCACGCATGGTGATTAACTATATattctttataaaattttcttctaTGTCTATGTCTTTGGTAGGGAACGCTGAGGGAACCAAGAACATACTAAAGCTATCGGAAAGGATGGTGATGAGCTTTTGCAGTGGTGTAAGTGGCTCTCTGATTCACCAGTGGACTGAAGTAACTGGTGCTGCTACAAATGAGGTGATGATCAGGAGCAGGAAGAACAATGGAGACCCAGGGAGACCTGCCGGCACTGTACTTGGTGCTAGCACTTCAATCTGGTTGCCAATCACTCCCAAGAGAGTCTTCGATTTCCTGAGCAATTTGGCGACGCGCAACCAGGTACATAAGGCTAAATACTTCGGTGCCTTTTCTGAGCTGATCGAGTGGATTTATCTTTAGCTACTTAATTGTCTTTGCTCAAATTTGATTGTTCATGTGAAACAGTGGGACATTTTGCTGCATGGAGCCATGGTTTATGAAGCAGCTACCGTTTTAAACAGCCAAGAAGAAGGCAACTGTGTCTCCCTACTTGCAGTTGGAGTAAGCAAAACTTGTTTTTCTTACTTTTGAATTACTTCTGAATTGCCAGTATGATCACTAATTTATCGGTGTTAAATCTAGCTTCCTGGCCAGGGAAACACGACGATGATACTACAAGAGATCTGCAGTGACTCGACTTGCACATACATGATTTATGCTCCTGTCGATACTGCCATAATCAATGCAGTGCTTAGTGGTGGAGACCCCAACTTTGTCGCACTGCTGCCTTCAGGCTTCGTCATATTCCCTGATGAAAATTCTTCCATGCAAAATGATGAGGCTAAACGCGAGGGGTGTCTTCTTACTGTGGCATTTCAGATCTTTATCGACTCAGCTCCTGATTCTAGAATTCCTGCTGGAACTATAGACATAGTGAACAGCCTTTTGTCTTGCACCTGTAGCAGAATAAGAGCCATTATCTCATCCAATAATCTTCAGTAATACGGGTAAAAAGAATTGTAGCTTTTGGATATGTCATTGATTGGTGGTTAGGTTCACAAGCAATGTACTTGTTTTTCATTCAACAACTCATCCCTTTACATAATTTTGTGGCCAAATTTTACAGGAGCGACTGGAGCTTCTGCAAATGGGCCGGAATTCAAGACTGCCTGTACTTTCCTACTCATCTGTTCAAACCTTCAGAGtcttcaataataataataaaaagaacaaAACTGCACGACTCACCAATTTTTCTGTCCCAACTTTGTGACTGTAATCCATGAACAAAAAAGTTACATGCCCATCGTGGTTATGCAACTTGGTCTTGTTTGCCCATTCTTGAACTTGAAAGTTTGTCTGTCTCTCTTAAGAAGGATATTTTGGGTGAATAATGCTTGCGTATCACCATCAGATTTGCTTGTCTGTGCTATGGATTCAAGTGTCGATTCTTTCATTTCTACGAGGAATGGCGCTCGCACTCAAGTTTCACATCTAATATGGTACGAAAACATCTAGTGAAATAAAATTCCTAAGGTCCGATAGAATTGGTCATTTAAAGAAACTATTACATGCGTGTAAAAGTCGTAGGAAACTAACTTgctagatgatttttttttttgttcttgaaAAGAGCTTTGTGTAGTCTGTG includes these proteins:
- the LOC122052498 gene encoding homeobox-leucine zipper protein ROC7-like, producing MDMTEEQEQQLQQNVILNESTMMDQLFDSILDGTDRFPNTLRTDVIMITSDIAEDSQNLGKRKINHRHTTEQIQRLEEFFQEFPHPDDKQRKELGQELCLDPMQVKFWFQNKRTQIRNQLEREENQRLKEENELLLSDNLKLKEALNSACCPNCGGLPSLGEISIDEQQLLAENSRLRDQIERVTAMVAKRTGAQLIPFQSAGVGAQPRSDSGSGSGSSKKNRPEFGKSAAIALAELAMEELLTLAKLGEPMWVVGRDGLTEALNQAEYARAFKNGLGPKNVNLSTEATRATAIVAVPAETLVDMFMDVDKWIALFSSIVTGAAIVEVFSDGAAGSYDGTLQLITAELQVPTPLVPVREGLFLRHCKQHEGGVWAVVDVSFEVRQNPMAKFRRRPSGFIIHQMPNDCSKVIWVEHVEVDGGEVHDMYKGVVKSGLAFGAKRWLARMERQCEKLASLSNSTAYIGNAEGTKNILKLSERMVMSFCSGVSGSLIHQWTEVTGAATNEVMIRSRKNNGDPGRPAGTVLGASTSIWLPITPKRVFDFLSNLATRNQWDILLHGAMVYEAATVLNSQEEGNCVSLLAVGLPGQGNTTMILQEICSDSTCTYMIYAPVDTAIINAVLSGGDPNFVALLPSGFVIFPDENSSMQNDEAKREGCLLTVAFQIFIDSAPDSRIPAGTIDIVNSLLSCTCSRIRAIISSNNLQ